The Candidatus Parvarchaeota archaeon genomic sequence GACTTGGAACTTGGGATAAGCTGGCCGGACTTGGGCAAAAAAATATTTTCTGCAAGGGACAGGCAGCTTCCGGCCCTCAAGGACGCAAGGCTTTTTTGAGACGTAACATTGTAAAAGGCAAACAACCCTATTTGCCGAAAACTATTTGCCAAAAATTTGCGCAAAGATTTTCTCAAAGCGCTTTTCATAGGAGTGCTCTGCAAGCGTCCTTCTGTAGCCTGCTTCTGCAATTTTTTCCCTTTCAGCTTCGTGCGACAGGTAATATCTTATTTTTTCAACCAGGTCGGAGGGGCTTTCATAGCAAACCACTTCCTTGCCGGCCTCAAAATAGCGCGGCAGGTCGTAGTTGTCAGGCGTGAGCACAAAACCGCCACAGGCAGTGACTTCAAACAGCCTTGCGTTCATCTGCGTGCCGCCTGTGATGAAATTGAAGTTGAGATTGATTTTTGACCTGTTGAATATTTCCACCATCTTTTCATAACTGACAGCGCCAAGAGGGCTGCCATAGCCATATATGGAAACATCAACTCCTTTGGCTGCAAGGTAGCCTAAGTGTTCCCGCCTTCGCGGGCCGCGCACGCTTCCAACAAAGCTTACCCCAATATCCTTTTCGCAACCTGAAATCTTCCGGAAAAAATCCGTATTTGAGGCCCACTGCGTCAGGATTGCATTATTGTAGCCAAGGCGTGCATATTTTGAAAGTGATTTTGAATCCGTGGTGGAGACCCAGTTGAAATTGGGCGCGACGTATCTTGAGACGCATTCAAAGGCGAAAAAGTCATCAGGCATGAAGGCATAGGTAACAGGATGGCGGCTATATGAGATGCGCCGCACCATGCCCATGTCAAAGTAGTCATAGCCGGCAGTGAATATGACCAAGTCGGGTTCAAGCGAGCCTACCAAATCCTCAAGCTCCTTATTCATTTGCGCATTCCCCTTTTTTGCTGCAATCTCAAAAAACGGGAAATACTCCACATGGCGGCAGATTTTCCTGATTGCAGGGAACATGTGCAGATGGCTGTACTCTTCTTCGGTTTTATTAAGCCCAAGCTTGTAGCGCAGGCCGACGTAAAGGGCCTTGTCAAGCTTTGCAGACTTGTTAGCAACTGGGAGTGGGCGCATTGGCTTGAGGCCCAAGGCAAGCTCAGCCTTTGTCCTTGCGGCAGCCGCAGCCCATATGGCCTCCTTGGATTTTTGGTAGGCCGGAACTGCGAGTTTTTTCGCGCTGCCCCAAAAGGGAAGCCTTGAAATTGAGGTCGCAAGCTTAAGGTCCATGCAATAAAACACCAAATGCGGCAGTGGCGGAAAAAAACTGGGCAGTTTTCCCAAAATGCGCACTTTTTCCCTGCACAATGCTGGCCGATTTCTGCTTAAAAAGCTTTCCAGCGCAAATACTATTCGTTTGCGGGCAGGTTACACAAGGAACCTGAAGTATGGCGCAAGAAAATTGCGCGGGGCGCTACTTTGCAATCAAATTGATTTATGGTTGGACAGGCATCCAGGAAAACTCAGGCAAAAATCTGGTGGGATGATGAAAAGGATTTGCGTAATCGGAATGGGCTATGTTGGCCTGACACTTGCAGTCACGCTTGCCGATGTTGGCTTTAAGGTTAACGGCGTTGAGATAAACGAGAAGACTGCAAGGCGGCTTCAGGCAGGAAAGCCGCACTTTCATGAGCCGGAGCTGGAATTTC encodes the following:
- a CDS encoding glycosyltransferase; this translates as MDLKLATSISRLPFWGSAKKLAVPAYQKSKEAIWAAAAARTKAELALGLKPMRPLPVANKSAKLDKALYVGLRYKLGLNKTEEEYSHLHMFPAIRKICRHVEYFPFFEIAAKKGNAQMNKELEDLVGSLEPDLVIFTAGYDYFDMGMVRRISYSRHPVTYAFMPDDFFAFECVSRYVAPNFNWVSTTDSKSLSKYARLGYNNAILTQWASNTDFFRKISGCEKDIGVSFVGSVRGPRRREHLGYLAAKGVDVSIYGYGSPLGAVSYEKMVEIFNRSKINLNFNFITGGTQMNARLFEVTACGGFVLTPDNYDLPRYFEAGKEVVCYESPSDLVEKIRYYLSHEAEREKIAEAGYRRTLAEHSYEKRFEKIFAQIFGK